One Streptomyces mobaraensis NBRC 13819 = DSM 40847 DNA segment encodes these proteins:
- a CDS encoding RNA polymerase sigma factor gives MTPNDLVTSLRPLLAAECAAEAPAAGIDAADLEQAVWVRLLSDRHDGAPAGRRKGRRRAEPPALRLRAAVRAEARAASRLARREVPYDPIAAEPADRADAPGSGVERAVLAAESRRELRAAVRRLPGRCPGLMRALLSSGDPTYREIAGELGISQGSLGPIRSRCLGCLRRMLTAAIAAPGPWGRER, from the coding sequence ATGACACCGAACGACCTCGTCACCTCGCTCCGGCCGCTGCTGGCCGCCGAATGCGCCGCCGAGGCGCCGGCGGCCGGCATCGACGCGGCCGACCTCGAACAGGCCGTCTGGGTCCGACTGCTGAGCGACCGGCACGACGGCGCGCCCGCCGGCCGGCGGAAGGGCCGACGCCGCGCCGAGCCGCCCGCCCTCCGGTTACGCGCCGCCGTCCGCGCCGAGGCCCGCGCCGCGAGCCGCCTGGCCCGCCGCGAGGTGCCGTACGACCCCATCGCCGCCGAACCGGCCGACCGCGCGGACGCGCCCGGCTCCGGCGTCGAACGGGCGGTCCTGGCCGCCGAGTCCCGCCGCGAACTCCGCGCCGCGGTCCGCCGCCTCCCCGGCCGCTGCCCCGGCCTGATGCGTGCCCTCCTCTCCTCCGGAGACCCGACCTACCGAGAAATCGCAGGAGAGTTGGGTATCTCACAAGGATCTTTGGGGCCGATCCGTTCCCGTTGCCTGGGATGCCTGCGCAGAATGCTGACGGCGGCGATTGCGGCTCCTGGACCTTGGGGAAGGGAGCGGTAG
- a CDS encoding alpha/beta fold hydrolase, with product MRLRTKVRALLAAAATAALTLTGMSATAAPASASVLDIPPKGANDWSCKPDSAHPEPVVLVNGTFKLMAENWAKLSPKLKENGYCVFAFNYGHMETDPIPQAAAELRDFVEAVRGATGAAKVDIVGHSQGGMMPRYYVKFLGGADKVDDLVAIVPSNHGTKNPLAIPAGYTVCPSCLDQRAGSDLLKKLNEGDETPAGPDYTVVTTRYDEVVIPYTSALLTGPAERLTNVVLQDKCPFDPFMHDQATKDPVVHQWVLNALARKGPADPGFQPRCLGGA from the coding sequence ATGCGTCTGCGCACCAAAGTGAGAGCCCTGCTCGCCGCGGCGGCCACCGCGGCCCTCACCCTCACCGGAATGTCCGCCACGGCGGCCCCCGCCTCCGCGTCGGTGCTCGACATCCCGCCCAAGGGTGCCAACGACTGGTCCTGCAAGCCGGATTCGGCGCATCCGGAGCCCGTCGTCCTGGTCAACGGCACGTTCAAGCTCATGGCGGAGAACTGGGCCAAGCTCTCCCCGAAGCTGAAGGAGAACGGCTACTGCGTCTTCGCCTTCAACTACGGGCACATGGAGACCGACCCCATCCCGCAGGCGGCGGCCGAACTGCGCGACTTCGTCGAGGCCGTCCGCGGGGCGACCGGCGCGGCCAAGGTCGACATCGTCGGCCACAGCCAGGGCGGCATGATGCCGCGCTACTACGTGAAGTTCCTCGGCGGCGCCGACAAGGTGGACGACCTCGTCGCCATCGTCCCCTCCAACCACGGCACCAAGAACCCGCTGGCCATCCCGGCCGGGTACACCGTCTGCCCGTCCTGTCTCGACCAGCGCGCCGGATCCGACCTGCTGAAGAAGCTCAACGAGGGCGACGAGACGCCCGCCGGGCCCGACTACACCGTCGTCACCACCCGGTACGACGAGGTCGTCATCCCCTACACCAGCGCCCTGCTGACCGGTCCCGCCGAGCGGCTGACCAACGTCGTCCTCCAGGACAAGTGCCCGTTCGACCCGTTCATGCACGACCAGGCGACCAAGGACCCGGTCGTCCACCAGTGGGTGCTCAACGCCCTGGCACGGAAAGGCCCCGCCGACCCGGGCTTCCAGCCGCGGTGCCTCGGCGGGGCCTGA
- a CDS encoding Uma2 family endonuclease — MTAQMESPHDARIESSRDTRTESLRHARIESMHHAIERVTPLLKGFKIEAVGDRIVMTPQSSVQSLTIFEVRDATLQSGIGKERVLSDVEFTFPGEPKRCPDVSITEEGATEPFSHEDLLIAVEIVSSRHDRNDYAIKTRQYAHFGVPAYLIIDPFRGECDLLTNPRDDAYASRQTYKYGDTIPLSLQDGSEIEIPTASFKRRS, encoded by the coding sequence ATGACTGCGCAGATGGAGTCCCCGCACGACGCGCGGATCGAGTCCTCGCGCGACACGCGGACCGAGTCGCTGCGCCACGCGCGGATCGAGTCCATGCACCACGCCATCGAACGCGTCACACCCCTGCTGAAGGGCTTCAAGATCGAGGCAGTAGGGGACCGGATTGTCATGACGCCGCAGAGCAGCGTTCAGAGCCTGACCATTTTCGAAGTTCGGGATGCCACTCTGCAATCGGGCATCGGCAAGGAACGCGTCTTGTCCGACGTGGAGTTCACCTTCCCCGGAGAGCCCAAGCGCTGCCCGGATGTGTCGATCACCGAAGAGGGCGCCACGGAGCCGTTCTCCCACGAAGACCTGCTGATCGCTGTCGAAATCGTCTCGTCGAGGCACGACAGGAACGACTACGCGATCAAGACGCGGCAGTACGCCCACTTCGGCGTTCCCGCCTACCTCATCATCGACCCGTTCCGCGGCGAATGCGACCTGCTCACCAACCCCAGGGACGACGCGTACGCCTCCCGGCAGACGTACAAGTACGGCGACACCATCCCGCTGAGCCTGCAGGACGGCTCGGAGATCGAGATCCCCACCGCCTCCTTCAAGCGCCGGAGCTGA
- a CDS encoding lysophospholipid acyltransferase family protein, with product MSRILLKAFLGLLMRVLYRPKVEGMERIPASGPVILAGNHVTFIDSLFLALVVKRQVFFIGKDEYVTGKGLKGRLMAWFFGASGMIPVDRDGGHGGVAALMTGRRVLEEGKIFAIYPEGTRSPDGRLYRGRTGIARLALMTGAPVVPFAMIGTDKVQPSGKGRPRISPVTVRFGEPLDFERYEGMDRDRYVLRAVTDEVMSHVMRLSGQEYVDMYATKARAAKAA from the coding sequence GTGTCCCGCATCCTGCTCAAGGCGTTCCTCGGACTTCTCATGCGCGTCCTGTACCGCCCCAAGGTCGAGGGCATGGAGCGCATCCCCGCTTCCGGGCCGGTCATTCTCGCGGGGAACCACGTCACGTTCATCGACTCGCTGTTCCTGGCCCTGGTGGTCAAGCGGCAGGTGTTCTTCATCGGCAAGGACGAGTACGTGACGGGCAAGGGGCTCAAGGGCCGGCTGATGGCCTGGTTCTTCGGCGCCTCCGGCATGATCCCGGTGGACCGCGACGGCGGTCACGGCGGGGTCGCCGCGCTGATGACGGGCCGTCGGGTGCTGGAGGAGGGCAAGATCTTCGCGATCTACCCGGAGGGCACCCGCTCCCCCGACGGCCGCCTGTACCGCGGCCGGACCGGTATCGCCCGCCTCGCGCTGATGACCGGCGCGCCCGTGGTGCCGTTCGCGATGATCGGCACCGACAAGGTGCAGCCGAGCGGCAAAGGCCGCCCGCGCATCAGCCCGGTGACCGTCCGCTTCGGTGAGCCGCTGGACTTCGAGCGCTACGAGGGCATGGACCGCGACCGCTACGTCCTGCGGGCCGTCACCGACGAGGTGATGAGCCACGTCATGCGGCTGTCGGGGCAGGAGTACGTGGACATGTACGCCACCAAGGCGCGGGCGGCGAAGGCCGCCTGA
- a CDS encoding MFS transporter, producing the protein MSGQRTITQPADASGSGEAPYRGRWLALAVLVLAVLLVAVDATVLGLATPFLSEDLKPSGTQLLWIGDIYSFVIAGLLVSMGSLGDRIGRKKLLLSGAVAFGAISVLNAYASSPEMMIAARALLGVAGATLMPSTLALIRNLFHDPRERSLAIGIWGAMASAGAAVGPVVGGFLLENYWWGSVFLINLPVMAVLVLVGIKLLPESRDPSPGPWDVLSVVLSMAGVVGVVYAVKEGATHGFSAEIAVAAVIGVGSLTWFVRRQLRLPAPLLDMRLFRNRGFSAAVLADLLTVLGLSGMVFFLSQFLQLVQGRDPLEAGLAELPAAVGAVTAGLLAGQAARRWSVRSVVGGGLGAIGIALAALAALRTDTSYPLLGAVLLVVGVGAGFSFTVTADVILSSVPKEQAGAASAVSETAYELGAALGIALLGSIVTGVYRDFGVPAGVPSGAAADAHESLGGAVEAAMTLPADTGSALLSSAQHAFVDGLRLASAVGALVLLGTAVAAWFLLRGQRLEDSADAEH; encoded by the coding sequence ATGAGCGGCCAGCGCACGATCACCCAGCCCGCGGACGCCTCCGGGTCCGGGGAAGCCCCCTACCGGGGCCGCTGGCTGGCCCTCGCCGTCCTCGTCCTGGCCGTACTGCTGGTCGCCGTCGACGCCACCGTCCTCGGCCTGGCGACCCCGTTCCTCAGCGAGGACCTCAAGCCCTCGGGCACCCAGCTGCTGTGGATCGGCGACATCTACTCCTTTGTCATCGCCGGCCTGCTGGTCTCCATGGGCAGCCTGGGCGACCGGATCGGCCGCAAGAAGCTGCTGCTCAGCGGTGCCGTCGCGTTCGGCGCGATCTCGGTGCTCAACGCGTACGCCTCCAGCCCGGAGATGATGATCGCCGCCCGCGCGCTGCTGGGCGTCGCCGGCGCGACCCTGATGCCGTCCACCCTGGCGCTGATCCGCAACCTCTTCCACGACCCGCGCGAACGCAGCCTCGCCATCGGCATCTGGGGCGCGATGGCCTCGGCCGGCGCGGCCGTGGGCCCGGTGGTCGGCGGGTTCCTGCTGGAGAACTACTGGTGGGGCTCGGTCTTCCTGATCAACCTGCCGGTGATGGCGGTGCTGGTGCTCGTGGGCATCAAGCTGCTGCCCGAGTCGCGCGACCCGTCGCCCGGCCCCTGGGACGTGCTGAGCGTCGTGCTGTCGATGGCCGGCGTCGTGGGCGTCGTCTACGCGGTCAAGGAGGGCGCGACGCACGGGTTCAGCGCCGAGATCGCCGTCGCGGCGGTCATCGGCGTGGGGAGCCTGACCTGGTTCGTCCGCCGGCAGCTCCGGCTGCCCGCGCCGCTGCTGGACATGCGCCTCTTCCGCAACCGGGGCTTCTCCGCCGCCGTCCTGGCCGACCTGCTGACGGTGCTCGGCCTGTCCGGCATGGTGTTCTTCCTGTCGCAGTTCCTCCAGCTGGTGCAGGGCCGCGACCCGCTGGAGGCCGGCCTGGCCGAACTCCCGGCCGCGGTCGGCGCGGTGACGGCCGGCCTGCTGGCCGGGCAGGCGGCCCGCCGCTGGTCGGTACGGTCGGTGGTGGGCGGTGGACTCGGCGCCATCGGCATCGCCCTCGCCGCCCTCGCCGCCCTGCGGACCGACACCTCCTACCCGCTGCTCGGGGCGGTGCTGCTGGTCGTCGGCGTCGGTGCGGGCTTCTCGTTCACCGTCACCGCCGACGTCATCCTCTCCAGCGTCCCCAAGGAGCAGGCCGGCGCCGCCTCGGCCGTCTCCGAGACGGCGTACGAACTGGGCGCGGCGCTCGGCATCGCGCTGCTCGGCTCGATCGTCACCGGTGTCTACCGGGACTTCGGTGTCCCGGCCGGGGTCCCGTCGGGCGCCGCTGCGGACGCGCACGAGTCGCTGGGCGGTGCGGTCGAGGCGGCGATGACGCTGCCGGCCGACACCGGGTCAGCCCTGCTGAGCTCCGCGCAGCACGCGTTCGTCGACGGGCTGCGGCTCGCGTCCGCGGTCGGCGCGCTGGTGCTGCTGGGGACGGCGGTGGCGGCGTGGTTCCTGCTGCGCGGCCAGCGCCTGGAGGACAGCGCGGACGCCGAGCACTGA
- a CDS encoding glycerophosphodiester phosphodiesterase: protein MQQEQRPGRRSVLGAAAALGAGAVTLGGGAGVAAAAPSAIPATAGDRRPGHGHGGGGLRDLPVPTVVGHRGASGYRPEHTLGSYRFALDNGADVIEQDVVPTKDGHLVCRHENDITGTTDVSSRPEFASRKTTKTVDGESHTGWFTEDFTLAELKTLRAKERLPQVRQHNTLYDGHWTVPTFEEVLKWADEEGRKRGRRIWLHVETKHPTYFRKLGLGLEERLAKLLRRYGRAGRNSYTFLQSFEPSSLQRLGRLGLDCPKILLLDDLPTRPWDFVEAKDPRTVADLITPKGLKWVSGFAQGIGPWLNLIIPRDKNDRLTKPTTLVRDAHAAGLVLHPYTMRNENNFLPADFRRGTDPNAYGDAIGAFKTYYATGIDGIFSDNCDTAVLAREEFLKGRKG, encoded by the coding sequence ATGCAGCAGGAGCAGCGGCCGGGCCGGCGCTCGGTGCTGGGGGCCGCGGCGGCCCTCGGCGCGGGAGCGGTCACCCTCGGCGGCGGCGCCGGCGTGGCGGCGGCGGCCCCCTCGGCGATCCCGGCGACGGCGGGCGACCGGCGGCCGGGCCACGGCCACGGCGGCGGTGGCCTGCGGGACCTGCCGGTGCCCACGGTCGTCGGACACCGCGGCGCCAGCGGATACCGGCCCGAGCACACCCTCGGCTCCTACCGGTTCGCCCTGGACAACGGCGCGGACGTCATCGAGCAGGACGTCGTCCCCACCAAGGACGGCCACCTGGTCTGCCGCCACGAGAACGACATCACGGGCACCACCGACGTCTCCTCCCGTCCGGAGTTCGCCTCCCGCAAGACCACCAAGACCGTCGACGGCGAGTCCCACACCGGCTGGTTCACCGAGGACTTCACCCTCGCCGAGCTGAAGACCCTGCGTGCGAAGGAACGCCTGCCCCAGGTCCGGCAGCACAACACCCTCTACGACGGCCACTGGACCGTGCCCACCTTCGAAGAGGTCCTCAAGTGGGCCGACGAGGAAGGGCGCAAGCGCGGCCGGCGCATCTGGCTGCACGTCGAGACCAAGCACCCCACCTACTTCCGCAAGCTGGGCCTCGGTCTGGAGGAGCGGCTGGCGAAGCTGCTGCGCCGGTACGGGCGCGCGGGCCGGAACTCGTATACGTTCCTCCAGTCCTTCGAGCCGAGCAGCCTCCAGCGGCTGGGCCGGCTCGGCCTCGACTGCCCGAAGATCCTGCTCCTGGACGACCTGCCCACCCGCCCCTGGGACTTCGTCGAGGCCAAGGACCCGCGCACGGTCGCGGACCTCATCACCCCCAAGGGCCTCAAGTGGGTCTCCGGCTTCGCGCAGGGCATCGGCCCGTGGCTCAACCTGATCATCCCGCGGGACAAGAACGACCGGCTCACCAAGCCCACCACGCTCGTCCGTGACGCCCACGCGGCCGGCCTCGTCCTGCACCCGTACACCATGCGCAACGAGAACAACTTCCTGCCCGCCGACTTCCGGCGCGGCACCGACCCCAACGCGTACGGCGACGCCATCGGCGCCTTCAAGACGTACTACGCGACGGGGATCGACGGCATCTTCTCGGACAACTGCGACACGGCGGTCCTGGCGCGGGAGGAGTTCCTGAAGGGACGCAAGGGCTGA
- a CDS encoding GNAT family N-acetyltransferase produces MGMSVTIAAATEDDAERILKLQYLCYQGEAELYGDYSLEPLTQTLDELRAELGAGCVLVARLGEEVVGSVRGTVDPEGTATLNGLIVHPRLRRHGLGGRLLAAVEERLAADGSARRFRLAVGRRSELTLRLCRKRGYEAVGTEVVSKALTVVTLEKSAEVGELAAAG; encoded by the coding sequence ATGGGTATGAGCGTGACCATCGCGGCGGCGACCGAGGACGACGCCGAACGGATCCTGAAGCTCCAGTACCTCTGCTACCAGGGCGAGGCCGAGCTGTACGGGGACTACTCCCTCGAGCCGCTGACCCAGACCCTGGACGAGCTGCGTGCGGAACTGGGGGCCGGGTGCGTGCTGGTGGCCCGGCTGGGGGAGGAGGTCGTCGGCTCGGTCCGCGGCACGGTCGACCCTGAGGGCACCGCAACCCTCAATGGTCTCATCGTCCACCCCCGCCTCCGCCGCCACGGCCTCGGCGGCCGGCTCCTCGCCGCCGTGGAGGAGCGCCTCGCCGCGGACGGCTCGGCACGACGCTTCCGCCTGGCTGTCGGCCGGCGGAGCGAGTTGACGCTGCGGCTGTGCCGGAAGCGGGGGTACGAGGCGGTGGGGACGGAAGTGGTCAGCAAGGCGCTGACGGTGGTGACGCTCGAGAAGTCCGCTGAGGTGGGGGAGTTGGCCGCGGCCGGGTGA
- a CDS encoding argininosuccinate synthase: MTERVVLAYSGGLDTSVAIGWIAEETGAEVIAVAVDVGQGGEDLDVIRKRALACGAVEAEVADAKDEFAEEYCLPAIKANALYMDRYPLVSALSRPTIVKHLVAAAKKHGATTVAHGCTGKGNDQVRFEAGISSLAPDLKCIAPVRDYAMTRDKAIAFCEAKGLPIATTKKSPYSIDQNVFGRAVETGFLEDIWNAPIEDVYDYTANPATPRDADEVVITFEAGVPVAIDGKPVTVLQAIQQLNERAGAQGIGRIDMVEDRLVGIKSREIYEAPGAIALITAHQELENVTVERELARYKRQVEQRWSELVYDGLWFSPLKRALDGFIAEANEHVTGDIRMTLHGGRAVVTGRKSAKSLYDFNLATYDTGDTFDQSLSKGFIEIFGLSSKIAAKRDLV; this comes from the coding sequence GTGACCGAGCGCGTCGTACTCGCCTATTCGGGCGGCCTGGACACCTCCGTCGCCATCGGCTGGATCGCCGAGGAGACGGGCGCCGAGGTCATCGCCGTCGCCGTGGACGTCGGCCAGGGCGGCGAGGACCTGGACGTCATCCGCAAGCGCGCGCTCGCCTGCGGTGCGGTGGAGGCGGAGGTCGCCGACGCCAAGGACGAGTTCGCCGAGGAGTACTGCCTCCCGGCGATCAAGGCCAATGCCCTCTACATGGACCGCTACCCGCTGGTCTCCGCCCTCTCCCGGCCGACGATCGTCAAGCACCTCGTCGCCGCCGCCAAGAAGCACGGCGCCACCACGGTCGCCCACGGCTGCACCGGCAAGGGCAACGACCAGGTGCGGTTCGAGGCCGGGATCTCCTCGCTCGCGCCGGACCTGAAGTGCATCGCCCCGGTGCGGGACTACGCGATGACGCGGGACAAGGCCATCGCGTTCTGCGAGGCCAAGGGCCTGCCGATCGCCACCACCAAGAAGTCGCCGTACTCGATCGACCAGAACGTCTTCGGCCGGGCCGTCGAGACCGGCTTCCTGGAGGACATCTGGAACGCGCCCATCGAGGACGTCTACGACTACACGGCCAACCCGGCCACCCCGCGCGACGCCGACGAGGTCGTCATCACCTTCGAGGCCGGCGTCCCGGTCGCGATCGACGGCAAGCCCGTCACCGTCCTCCAGGCCATCCAGCAGCTCAACGAGCGGGCCGGCGCCCAGGGCATCGGCCGGATCGACATGGTCGAGGACCGGCTCGTGGGCATCAAGTCCCGGGAGATCTACGAGGCGCCCGGCGCCATCGCGCTGATCACCGCCCACCAGGAGCTGGAGAACGTCACCGTCGAGCGCGAACTCGCCCGCTACAAGCGGCAGGTCGAGCAGCGGTGGAGCGAACTCGTCTACGACGGGCTGTGGTTCTCGCCGCTCAAGCGGGCGCTGGACGGCTTCATCGCCGAGGCCAACGAGCACGTCACCGGCGACATCCGGATGACCCTGCACGGCGGCCGGGCCGTCGTCACCGGCCGGAAGTCGGCCAAGTCGCTCTACGACTTCAACCTCGCCACCTACGACACGGGTGACACTTTCGACCAGTCGCTCTCCAAGGGCTTCATCGAGATCTTCGGCCTCTCGTCGAAGATCGCCGCCAAGCGGGACCTGGTCTGA
- a CDS encoding TetR/AcrR family transcriptional regulator, which yields MRLDRQHVLNAAASLLTRKATASMDEIARAAGISRATLHRHFAGRDALVRALEDLGIEQFERALDEARPEEGDAAEAVARLIALSEPVSGILAFLFTENQLYENGGNEGWKRLDTRVQRLFTRGQEEGAFRLDLSAAWLTEALYGLIGIGAWAVQDGRVAAKDRTRMVSELLLGGARRRMER from the coding sequence ATGAGGCTCGACCGACAGCACGTACTGAACGCGGCCGCGTCCCTGCTCACCCGCAAGGCGACGGCCTCCATGGACGAGATCGCGAGAGCGGCGGGGATCAGCCGCGCCACGCTCCACCGGCACTTCGCCGGGCGGGACGCGCTCGTCCGGGCGCTGGAGGACCTGGGGATCGAACAGTTCGAGCGGGCGCTCGACGAAGCGAGGCCGGAGGAGGGGGACGCGGCCGAGGCGGTCGCTCGGCTGATCGCCCTGTCCGAGCCGGTCTCCGGCATCCTCGCGTTCCTCTTCACCGAGAACCAGCTCTACGAGAACGGCGGCAACGAGGGCTGGAAGCGGCTCGACACCCGCGTCCAGCGGCTCTTCACCCGCGGCCAGGAGGAGGGCGCCTTCCGCCTCGACCTCTCGGCCGCCTGGCTGACCGAGGCGCTCTACGGGCTGATCGGCATCGGCGCCTGGGCCGTGCAGGACGGCCGGGTGGCGGCCAAGGACCGCACCCGGATGGTCTCCGAGCTGCTGCTCGGCGGCGCGCGACGGAGGATGGAACGATGA
- the argH gene encoding argininosuccinate lyase, translated as MSNGTTDDVRLWGGRFADGPAEALAKLSASVHFDWRLAPYDIAGSRAHARVLHKAGLLTADELAAMLDGLDRLEADVATGAFTGTVADEDVHTALERGLLERLGPDLGGKLRAGRSRNDQVATLFRMYLRDHARIIGGLLAELQEALVGLAEAHQDVAMPGRTHLQHAQPVLFAHHVLAHVQALGRDAERLRQWDERTAVSPYGSGALAGSSLGLDPEAVAADLGFERGSVGNSIDGTASRDFVAEFAFITAMIGVDLSRIAEEVIIWNTKEFSFVTLHDAFSTGSSIMPQKKNPDIAELARGKSGRLIGNLTGLLATLKALPLAYNRDLQEDKEPVFDSCDQLEILLPAFTGMMATLTVHRERMEELAPAGFSLATDIAEWLVREGVPFRVAHEVAGECVKECERLGIELDALTDEQFAAISPHLTPEVRTVLDVPGALASRSGRGGTAPSAVAAQLAEVKADLVVQREWAGAKRG; from the coding sequence GTGAGCAACGGCACCACCGACGACGTCCGGCTCTGGGGCGGCCGCTTCGCCGACGGCCCCGCCGAGGCCCTGGCCAAGCTGTCCGCCTCCGTCCACTTCGACTGGCGCCTGGCCCCCTACGACATCGCCGGTTCCCGCGCCCACGCCCGCGTGCTGCACAAGGCCGGTCTGCTGACCGCCGACGAACTCGCCGCGATGCTGGACGGCCTCGACCGGCTGGAGGCCGACGTGGCCACCGGCGCCTTCACCGGCACCGTCGCCGACGAGGACGTCCACACCGCGCTGGAGCGCGGCCTCCTCGAACGGCTCGGCCCCGACCTCGGCGGCAAGCTGCGCGCCGGCCGCTCCCGCAACGACCAGGTCGCCACCCTCTTCCGGATGTACCTGCGCGACCACGCGCGGATCATCGGCGGGCTGCTCGCCGAGCTCCAGGAAGCGCTCGTCGGCCTGGCCGAGGCGCACCAGGACGTGGCGATGCCCGGCCGGACCCACCTCCAGCACGCCCAGCCCGTCCTCTTCGCCCACCACGTCCTCGCCCACGTCCAGGCGCTCGGCCGGGACGCGGAGCGGCTGCGCCAGTGGGACGAGCGGACGGCCGTCTCCCCGTACGGCTCCGGTGCCCTGGCCGGCAGCAGCCTGGGCCTGGACCCGGAGGCGGTCGCCGCCGACCTCGGCTTCGAGCGCGGCTCGGTGGGCAACTCCATCGACGGCACGGCCTCCCGGGACTTCGTCGCCGAGTTCGCGTTCATCACCGCGATGATCGGCGTCGATCTGTCGCGGATCGCGGAGGAAGTCATCATCTGGAACACGAAGGAGTTCTCCTTCGTGACCCTCCACGACGCGTTCTCGACCGGCTCGTCGATCATGCCGCAGAAGAAGAACCCGGACATCGCGGAGCTGGCGCGGGGCAAGTCCGGGCGGCTGATCGGCAACCTCACCGGACTGCTCGCCACTCTCAAGGCGCTGCCGCTCGCCTACAACCGCGACCTCCAGGAGGACAAGGAGCCGGTCTTCGACTCCTGCGACCAGCTGGAGATCCTGCTGCCCGCCTTCACCGGGATGATGGCGACGCTCACCGTCCACCGGGAGCGGATGGAGGAGCTGGCTCCCGCCGGGTTCTCCCTGGCGACGGACATCGCCGAGTGGCTGGTGCGGGAGGGCGTGCCGTTCCGGGTCGCGCACGAGGTGGCGGGGGAGTGCGTCAAGGAGTGCGAGCGGCTGGGGATCGAGCTGGACGCGCTCACGGACGAGCAGTTCGCGGCGATCTCGCCGCATCTGACGCCGGAGGTGCGGACTGTTCTGGACGTCCCGGGGGCGCTCGCTTCCCGTAGTGGGCGGGGAGGGACGGCGCCTTCCGCGGTCGCCGCGCAGCTTGCCGAGGTCAAGGCGGACCTCGTGGTCCAGCGGGAGTGGGCGGGCGCGAAGCGGGGGTGA